In one window of Methanococcoides methylutens DNA:
- a CDS encoding 4Fe-4S binding protein: MSDEEKSMEVSREMDIQGNHILYKLISDRSEKTLDYDYKRCVGCGICVRICPTKALELGPIKEIATGMDAPPVMMDLDKCTFCSMCVNFCPVTALEMRTEGDFPEEELYPVLEYKVEMNEKCVPCSLCEASCPEDAITLEYTFPKKEEIAPLKENAEGEIEIDTDKCNLCGICAHFCDAFLMLEKEPTATDPMPFEQLIVDEDMCDYCMLCQDICPEDAIKVKGERPCEPPVVSGHVTVDDDKCTRCGWCDAVCPYDAVDLVKPFEGDLVLVEEHIEKCDTQGCHACFNICPSHLWYVPEDGKNIAAVHDLCTYCGACVNACPVDVMKVARSKVNHTDIPDTPWASEWKDAIDSLLTKERKRPDLSRALEVETEPLKEHVDIAFPDVDKEMMDKVSEKMQTARDALTKPKFRKILNKGKAEEIHRSMKK, from the coding sequence ATGAGTGATGAAGAAAAGTCCATGGAAGTCTCAAGGGAGATGGACATACAGGGCAACCACATCCTTTACAAGCTGATCTCCGACCGATCTGAAAAGACACTTGATTACGATTACAAAAGATGTGTGGGATGCGGGATCTGTGTAAGGATCTGCCCCACAAAAGCACTCGAACTCGGACCTATCAAGGAAATAGCCACAGGCATGGATGCACCACCGGTGATGATGGACCTTGATAAGTGCACATTCTGTTCCATGTGCGTGAACTTCTGTCCTGTAACAGCTCTGGAAATGAGAACAGAAGGAGATTTCCCTGAAGAAGAACTCTATCCTGTGCTGGAATACAAGGTCGAGATGAACGAGAAATGTGTACCTTGTTCCCTCTGTGAGGCATCATGCCCGGAGGATGCCATTACTCTGGAATACACATTCCCTAAAAAGGAAGAGATAGCACCCCTGAAAGAGAACGCAGAAGGCGAGATAGAGATAGACACCGATAAGTGTAACCTCTGCGGCATATGTGCACATTTCTGTGATGCCTTCCTCATGCTGGAAAAGGAACCCACAGCAACTGACCCCATGCCTTTTGAGCAACTTATTGTTGACGAGGATATGTGCGACTACTGCATGCTCTGCCAGGACATCTGTCCAGAGGATGCGATCAAAGTAAAGGGAGAGCGTCCCTGTGAACCGCCTGTAGTGTCAGGACATGTGACGGTCGATGATGATAAATGCACACGATGCGGCTGGTGTGATGCAGTCTGCCCTTATGATGCGGTCGATCTGGTAAAGCCATTCGAAGGCGATCTGGTACTTGTTGAGGAACACATCGAGAAATGTGACACACAGGGGTGTCATGCCTGCTTTAACATCTGCCCATCGCACCTCTGGTACGTCCCGGAAGATGGGAAGAACATCGCTGCGGTACACGACCTTTGCACCTATTGTGGAGCCTGCGTCAATGCCTGCCCCGTGGATGTGATGAAGGTAGCACGCAGCAAGGTCAATCATACGGATATACCCGATACGCCCTGGGCATCCGAATGGAAGGATGCCATTGATTCACTCCTCACAAAAGAAAGAAAGCGACCTGACCTCTCAAGGGCACTTGAGGTCGAGACCGAGCCACTGAAAGAGCATGTGGATATCGCATTCCCGGATGTCGATAAAGAGATGATGGACAAGGTTTCCGAGAAGATGCAAACAGCCAGGGATGCACTGACCAAACCAAAGTTCAGGAAGATCCTGAACAAAGGTAAAGCAGAAGAGATACACAGGTCCATGAAAAAATAA
- a CDS encoding DMT family transporter gives MIRMDRNSNKPSIYIIMSCIMYGSVGVLLNGINGMETGAILFYRFFFGLIGVICFIIATKRYNDLYLSKKKPYMVLRGILNIICLFSYFLSMKYAGVSIAVMLLYTAPVYVTLASPLLFKERISIQSMIALLLSVVGILMLIDPSNITSVGVADNYPLGIFFGIIAGFSNASSSLTIDHLKEDYSGLSLLFWPTLMGMLILSPYAVSVSGQVLLENIWMLLQMGLLLSAVAALIYLNGAVSMKAQKASVLALLEPVSSIFFGYIILNDPLFGNTIKGCGLIMIGAFMISMGDMNFFGSRIHPRLKMRRDLYVSSWRGFPRFHFGNFRRY, from the coding sequence ATGATTAGAATGGATAGAAACTCAAATAAACCTTCCATATACATTATTATGTCATGTATTATGTATGGAAGTGTTGGTGTGCTATTAAATGGCATAAATGGAATGGAAACAGGTGCTATACTGTTCTATAGGTTTTTCTTTGGATTAATAGGGGTAATATGCTTTATTATAGCTACAAAAAGGTATAATGACTTGTATTTATCAAAAAAAAAGCCTTATATGGTTTTAAGAGGAATTTTAAACATTATATGCCTGTTTTCATATTTCTTATCCATGAAATACGCAGGTGTATCTATCGCAGTCATGTTACTCTATACAGCCCCTGTGTATGTGACCCTGGCATCACCATTGCTATTCAAGGAAAGGATAAGCATCCAGAGCATGATAGCTTTGCTATTGTCAGTGGTAGGCATACTAATGCTGATAGATCCAAGTAACATAACATCTGTTGGAGTTGCTGACAACTATCCACTGGGCATATTCTTCGGAATAATAGCAGGGTTTTCAAATGCGTCTAGCAGCCTGACCATAGACCATCTCAAAGAAGACTACTCAGGATTGTCTCTGTTGTTCTGGCCAACTCTCATGGGCATGCTTATCCTCTCTCCATATGCGGTCAGTGTCTCTGGACAGGTCCTCCTTGAGAACATTTGGATGCTCTTGCAGATGGGACTCTTGCTTTCAGCCGTTGCAGCCCTTATATATCTAAATGGTGCCGTGAGCATGAAAGCACAGAAAGCTAGTGTGCTTGCATTGCTGGAACCAGTAAGCAGTATCTTCTTCGGATACATAATACTAAATGATCCTCTCTTTGGGAACACCATTAAGGGATGCGGCCTTATAATGATCGGGGCTTTCATGATCAGCATGGGGGACATGAACTTCTTCGGAAGCCGCATACACCCACGGTTAAAAATGCGAAGGGATCTTTATGTTTCATCCTGGAGAGGGTTCCCGAGATTCCATTTCGGGAACTTCAGGAGATATTAA
- the hypE gene encoding hydrogenase expression/formation protein HypE, which translates to MSKDKVIRMEHGAGGETMQALIREVILDNITSRSAGLVGLDNLDDGATINIASTIANNKNSDEIVITTDSHVIKPAFFPNSNIGRLAVSGTVNDLAVMGAAPLALTCAIVVPEGFELDSFEQIIRSMNETAEEVGVPIITGDTKTIERNGLDSIIINTTGIGIADEVIRDCGMCPGDRIILTGTIGDHGISLLAHREGFDLTTDLVSDVAPLWNMIRSVIPIRTIEGRPAISAMKDPTRGGLAGALNEMAQKSGTGIIIEQKDLPIKRSVSSACEMLGIDPLEVANEGKAVICVKAEHAEEVLSIIREHEYGKDAAIIGEATDENSRKVLMRTTIGSMRYVDTPTGDLIPRIC; encoded by the coding sequence ATGTCAAAAGATAAAGTCATAAGGATGGAACACGGAGCTGGTGGAGAAACGATGCAGGCACTTATCCGTGAAGTGATCCTCGACAACATAACTAGCAGATCTGCAGGACTTGTGGGTCTTGACAATCTCGATGACGGTGCAACGATAAACATCGCAAGTACCATTGCCAATAACAAAAACTCTGATGAGATTGTGATAACTACAGACAGTCACGTGATAAAACCTGCTTTTTTCCCTAATTCCAACATTGGCAGGCTTGCTGTTTCAGGTACTGTCAATGATCTTGCAGTAATGGGAGCTGCACCTCTTGCCCTTACATGTGCGATAGTTGTGCCGGAAGGGTTTGAACTTGATTCTTTTGAGCAAATAATAAGGTCCATGAACGAAACTGCAGAAGAGGTGGGTGTTCCTATCATAACAGGTGACACAAAAACCATCGAGAGAAACGGACTTGACTCCATAATAATTAATACTACAGGTATCGGGATCGCGGATGAAGTTATCCGGGACTGTGGGATGTGTCCCGGTGACAGGATAATCCTTACAGGCACCATAGGTGATCACGGGATATCGCTCCTGGCCCATAGGGAAGGATTCGATCTTACCACCGACCTGGTATCTGATGTAGCGCCTTTATGGAATATGATAAGGTCAGTTATTCCAATACGAACTATCGAAGGCAGGCCTGCCATATCAGCCATGAAAGATCCGACAAGAGGAGGACTTGCAGGCGCACTGAACGAAATGGCTCAGAAAAGCGGAACAGGGATCATCATTGAACAAAAGGACCTTCCTATAAAAAGATCAGTATCATCTGCCTGTGAAATGCTTGGGATAGACCCGCTTGAAGTAGCAAACGAAGGTAAAGCGGTCATCTGTGTGAAAGCTGAACATGCAGAGGAAGTACTATCAATAATTCGTGAACATGAGTATGGTAAGGATGCTGCCATCATAGGGGAAGCAACAGACGAGAATTCAAGAAAGGTTCTGATGAGAACAACAATTGGAAGCATGAGGTATGTAGATACACCTACAGGCGACCTGATACCAAGGATATGCTGA
- a CDS encoding NYN domain-containing protein has product MEEDKSQNKLAVLIDADNAQPSIVEGLFDEIAKYGIASVKRIYGNWTTPQLNPWKETLLDYSIQPIQQFSYTTGKNSTDSSLIIDAMDLLYTEKLDGFCIVSSDSDFTRLCQRIRESGLNVYGFGEKKTPKPFIVACDKFIYTENLRKTEEEETTVSDIGGYKKYSTNELKGDSKLVNLLRNAVEDSADDDGWAPLGNVGQNVIKRASDFDSRNYGYKKLSDLVEATKLFEIERRSSDASGAHYQIYVRDIRYKKKAR; this is encoded by the coding sequence ATGGAAGAAGATAAATCACAAAATAAGTTAGCAGTACTAATAGATGCTGATAATGCACAACCATCGATCGTTGAAGGGTTGTTCGATGAAATTGCCAAATACGGAATTGCCAGTGTAAAGCGTATCTATGGAAACTGGACCACCCCTCAACTTAATCCATGGAAAGAAACACTACTCGATTATTCTATACAGCCTATTCAGCAGTTCAGTTATACTACAGGAAAAAATTCAACTGATAGCTCATTGATCATAGATGCAATGGACCTTCTATATACTGAAAAACTGGATGGGTTCTGTATAGTATCAAGTGATAGTGATTTTACCAGATTGTGCCAGAGAATAAGGGAATCTGGGCTGAATGTATATGGGTTTGGTGAAAAGAAAACACCCAAGCCTTTCATAGTTGCATGTGATAAATTCATATATACAGAAAATCTCAGAAAAACTGAAGAGGAAGAAACAACTGTATCAGATATAGGTGGGTATAAAAAATATAGTACAAATGAATTGAAAGGAGATTCTAAACTTGTAAACCTGCTAAGAAATGCAGTTGAAGATTCTGCGGATGATGACGGGTGGGCACCTCTTGGTAACGTTGGTCAAAATGTGATAAAAAGGGCTTCTGATTTTGATTCAAGAAACTATGGATATAAAAAGCTCAGTGATCTGGTCGAAGCAACAAAATTATTTGAAATTGAAAGGCGTTCATCGGATGCTTCAGGTGCTCACTACCAGATTTATGTGAGAGATATCAGATATAAAAAGAAGGCAAGATAA
- a CDS encoding integrase, with the protein MQKSGVVEVYVSDNEMKEAYEACPEDMKTVFQLLAYSGSRLTHVHKMLQSFDERKIIVDGDVAYYPTASFSEGMKHTFEVFFCTLFFKKSSSLYR; encoded by the coding sequence ATTCAAAAATCTGGAGTTGTCGAAGTATATGTCAGTGACAACGAAATGAAGGAAGCCTATGAAGCCTGTCCGGAAGACATGAAGACCGTCTTCCAATTACTTGCATACTCCGGGAGTAGACTCACACATGTCCATAAAATGCTCCAGAGCTTCGATGAGAGGAAAATTATCGTGGATGGAGATGTTGCCTATTACCCTACGGCTTCCTTCTCAGAAGGGATGAAACACACCTTTGAGGTCTTTTTTTGTACGCTATTTTTTAAAAAATCGAGTTCTCTTTATCGATAA
- the hdrA2 gene encoding CoB-CoM heterodisulfide reductase HdrA2, whose translation MRIGVYICHCGLNIASVINMDALHQKVEEMEDVALVKDIQFMCSDFGQEQLIDDIKENNIDRILVAACTPKLHEPTFKRVLEKAGINPYLLEIANIREQCSWVHMHNHSMATQKAFDLIKMGVAKLKLLAPLQIRTFKANKDVLVIGGGVAGIEAALTLADAGTHVYMVEKEPTIGGKMALLNEVFPTNDCSICVLAPKMTDVQNHPNIEMRTYSEITDISGSVGNFNVKGVEHPRYVMIDRCKGCIDQCSNVCPVEIPNPFDSGLGKTKAINMPIPQAVPQSAYIDNEFCVGCGLCKQACPADAIDYNLKEEEFSFTVGAVIVATGYQGFDAKRKEEYGYSVYPDVLTNMELERLLNASGPTRGRVVVPSTHETPEKVAFIQCVGSRDETVGNPYCSRVCCMSSMKNAQMIKERYPDTDVTIHYIDIRAAGEMYEEYYVRSQMMEINFIRGKVAEVQLDPQGQMQLRYEDTLECAIREEPYDLVILATGMEASTTTEPIAKMLNLSKRTDRFLSIAHPKMRPVDAHINGVFIAGCASGPKEIQAAIAQGSATAARSTRLLAKGELKNDPFSAHVDPEKCIGCRICESVCNFNTINVIDGKAVVDEISCQTCGSCSASCPTDAITMPHSTDEQIIAQIRAAVEIKDEFPLIIAFLCNWCSYGSADLAGTSRIQYPTNVRIIKVMCAGRVDPDFVLEALQGGADGVLVTGCRLDECHYILGNIDAKHRMENLKEVLDEIGLDPRRLRLQWISAAEGDKFAKTIEDFVDELTELGPVGSELPEEQE comes from the coding sequence ATGCGAATCGGAGTATATATCTGCCACTGTGGATTGAACATTGCCAGTGTCATCAACATGGATGCACTTCATCAGAAAGTCGAGGAGATGGAGGATGTTGCACTTGTAAAAGACATTCAGTTCATGTGCTCTGACTTCGGTCAGGAGCAGTTGATCGATGACATCAAGGAAAACAACATCGACAGGATACTGGTAGCAGCGTGCACTCCGAAACTCCATGAACCCACATTCAAACGCGTCCTCGAAAAAGCAGGTATCAACCCGTACCTTCTGGAGATAGCAAACATCCGCGAGCAGTGCTCATGGGTACACATGCACAACCACAGCATGGCTACCCAGAAAGCTTTCGATCTTATCAAAATGGGCGTTGCAAAACTTAAGCTGCTGGCACCATTGCAGATCCGTACGTTCAAGGCGAACAAGGACGTTCTTGTCATCGGCGGTGGAGTTGCAGGTATCGAAGCAGCCCTGACACTTGCAGATGCCGGAACACACGTCTACATGGTTGAGAAGGAACCAACCATCGGCGGAAAGATGGCTTTGCTCAACGAGGTGTTCCCCACAAACGACTGTTCCATATGCGTGCTTGCACCGAAGATGACGGATGTGCAGAACCATCCGAATATCGAGATGCGGACCTACTCCGAGATCACCGACATCTCCGGCTCAGTGGGCAATTTCAATGTAAAGGGAGTAGAACATCCCAGATATGTCATGATCGATCGCTGCAAAGGATGTATCGACCAGTGTTCAAATGTCTGTCCGGTAGAGATACCTAACCCATTTGACAGCGGACTTGGCAAAACAAAGGCAATCAACATGCCGATCCCACAGGCAGTTCCGCAATCGGCTTACATCGACAATGAGTTCTGTGTTGGCTGCGGATTATGCAAACAGGCCTGCCCTGCAGATGCTATTGATTACAACCTCAAAGAAGAAGAATTCTCATTCACCGTCGGAGCCGTGATAGTTGCAACCGGTTATCAGGGGTTCGATGCAAAACGCAAGGAAGAATATGGTTACAGTGTCTATCCGGATGTCCTGACCAACATGGAGCTGGAAAGGCTTCTCAATGCATCGGGACCAACACGCGGTAGAGTGGTCGTTCCATCCACACACGAGACACCTGAAAAAGTTGCTTTTATCCAGTGCGTCGGATCAAGAGACGAGACCGTTGGAAACCCCTACTGCTCCCGTGTCTGCTGCATGTCATCCATGAAGAATGCACAGATGATCAAGGAGCGCTATCCTGACACCGATGTCACCATTCACTATATTGACATACGTGCAGCCGGTGAGATGTACGAGGAATACTACGTACGCAGCCAGATGATGGAGATCAATTTCATCCGCGGCAAGGTCGCGGAAGTACAGCTTGACCCACAGGGACAGATGCAGCTCCGGTATGAGGACACACTTGAGTGTGCCATTCGGGAGGAACCTTACGATCTAGTCATCCTGGCAACAGGAATGGAAGCCAGCACCACAACAGAGCCTATCGCAAAGATGTTGAACCTTTCAAAAAGAACTGACAGGTTCTTGTCCATTGCACACCCGAAGATGAGGCCTGTGGATGCTCACATAAACGGCGTCTTCATCGCAGGCTGTGCATCGGGACCAAAGGAGATACAGGCAGCCATCGCACAGGGAAGTGCAACTGCTGCAAGGTCCACCCGCCTGCTGGCAAAGGGAGAGCTTAAGAACGATCCATTCAGCGCACATGTAGATCCGGAAAAATGTATCGGATGCCGCATATGTGAGAGTGTCTGCAATTTCAATACGATCAATGTCATAGACGGTAAAGCAGTGGTTGATGAGATCTCCTGCCAGACATGCGGTTCATGCAGTGCATCCTGTCCCACAGATGCCATAACCATGCCTCATAGTACCGATGAGCAAATCATTGCACAGATAAGGGCGGCTGTTGAGATCAAGGATGAGTTCCCGCTTATCATTGCGTTCCTCTGCAACTGGTGCAGCTATGGTTCCGCCGACCTTGCAGGAACATCAAGGATACAATACCCGACCAACGTAAGGATCATAAAGGTCATGTGCGCCGGACGTGTAGACCCTGACTTCGTACTGGAAGCATTGCAAGGGGGCGCGGACGGAGTACTTGTTACCGGCTGTCGTCTTGATGAATGCCACTATATTCTGGGCAATATCGATGCAAAGCACAGGATGGAGAATCTCAAGGAAGTTCTCGATGAGATAGGCCTGGATCCGCGAAGGCTGAGACTGCAATGGATATCCGCCGCAGAAGGGGATAAATTTGCAAAGACCATCGAGGATTTCGTTGACGAACTCACCGAACTTGGACCTGTTGGTTCCGAGTTGCCGGAGGAGCAGGAATGA
- a CDS encoding COG1361 family protein gives MNKNLGLILIVLAILASGCVSTTTMTPVGSDDLILSTESIVMKEFQEQDISVMVLNNNTSQPIDSVRVSSFGPFTILGDSSDINIPATKKATVNARIQAPAFDSVEETTMLTISYASGLDEDEKPVIMTKNIPVQTVVLPDASLQFVGFVEDIDNLLATPPVSTWEAEKGENATIKFSVKNNGQTTIAADSLIVLVDIENELIGGNASFNITQAMARGGTSYTRGVELPVLEDAPNGETDVSVRLMQGDYLIDSQSLVLKIKL, from the coding sequence ATGAATAAAAATTTAGGACTTATATTGATCGTTTTAGCTATTCTTGCATCTGGTTGTGTGTCTACGACCACTATGACCCCTGTGGGATCAGATGATCTGATCTTAAGTACAGAATCGATAGTTATGAAGGAATTCCAGGAACAGGATATATCCGTGATGGTGCTCAACAACAATACCAGCCAGCCAATTGATTCTGTAAGAGTGAGTTCTTTTGGGCCATTTACAATTCTCGGGGACAGCTCAGATATAAACATTCCTGCAACTAAGAAAGCAACTGTTAATGCCAGGATCCAGGCCCCTGCATTTGATTCAGTTGAAGAAACTACAATGCTGACCATATCATACGCATCAGGCCTTGATGAGGATGAAAAGCCCGTGATCATGACAAAGAACATTCCGGTCCAGACCGTTGTCCTTCCGGATGCATCACTGCAATTCGTAGGTTTTGTAGAAGATATAGATAATCTGCTTGCAACTCCACCGGTTTCCACCTGGGAAGCTGAAAAGGGTGAAAATGCTACTATAAAGTTCTCAGTTAAAAACAACGGACAGACCACGATCGCTGCAGATAGCCTGATTGTGCTTGTTGATATTGAGAACGAGCTTATCGGAGGAAATGCCAGCTTCAACATAACCCAGGCAATGGCAAGGGGAGGTACTTCCTATACCCGCGGTGTTGAGCTTCCGGTACTTGAAGATGCTCCTAATGGGGAGACAGACGTGTCTGTGAGACTGATGCAGGGAGATTACCTTATTGATTCCCAGTCCCTTGTACTCAAAATAAAACTTTGA
- the mmrce1 gene encoding MmRce1 family CPBP family CAAX prenyl protease produces MIPNYNYKPGIYYLSTFIITYALWFAGAYVSFQDGGDGLYMLFMLPGLMAPFLISLVMIIRSKNIDLRRDFVNRLINIRLIQPKILPVLILIMPLAVLASIFISLLFGGSISQFQLAEGFSFSTGFVPVLLLLLLAAGFEELGWRGYAFDSLQSRHTYFKASLIFSVLWSLWHFPLLFVNNSYQYEIFHESVWYGLNFFVSIVPMGMIISWICIKNRKSIIAAIAFHFMVNMSQEILDISQNTKIIETGVLIIVAAVIIAYDREMFFSREHLADN; encoded by the coding sequence ATGATACCCAACTACAATTACAAACCTGGCATCTACTATCTTTCAACTTTTATCATAACCTATGCTCTCTGGTTTGCAGGAGCATATGTAAGCTTTCAGGATGGTGGGGACGGGCTATATATGCTGTTCATGCTACCGGGGCTCATGGCACCATTTCTTATCTCACTTGTCATGATTATCAGGTCTAAAAATATTGATCTTAGAAGAGATTTTGTTAACAGGTTGATCAACATAAGACTTATACAGCCAAAAATTCTCCCTGTATTGATTCTGATAATGCCTCTGGCAGTGCTGGCATCGATCTTTATTTCTCTGTTGTTCGGAGGATCAATATCGCAGTTCCAGCTTGCTGAAGGCTTCTCCTTCTCTACCGGTTTTGTCCCTGTATTGTTGCTGCTTTTACTTGCAGCAGGCTTTGAAGAGCTGGGATGGCGAGGGTATGCCTTTGACAGCCTGCAGAGCCGGCACACTTACTTCAAAGCGTCTCTTATTTTCAGTGTGCTATGGTCGCTCTGGCACTTTCCACTGTTATTTGTCAACAACTCCTATCAGTATGAGATATTCCATGAAAGTGTCTGGTATGGTTTGAACTTCTTTGTCAGCATCGTTCCCATGGGAATGATAATCAGCTGGATATGCATAAAGAACAGGAAAAGTATCATAGCTGCAATTGCTTTTCACTTTATGGTGAACATGTCGCAGGAGATCCTGGATATATCCCAGAACACAAAGATCATTGAAACCGGTGTTCTGATCATTGTGGCTGCTGTTATCATTGCATATGATCGGGAAATGTTCTTTTCCAGAGAACATCTTGCAGATAATTAA
- a CDS encoding DUF7490 domain-containing protein: MILTSFSGCIDTPGDLYREYDEVFIQDIDVMSTPQEEGALLTVTPYIRNDQNSDSSMLSVKINVIDQSTKLIVAEKNLDMGYVKAESMAYNSVSLEVPEPGEYLIEVQLFEDDRLLEERGTFVTVKEKPSADQPASIKLTDMNLVITKFVNSDREAVVDISPGIYNEGGDSRSLNMIVTARVDPYKAYTESDELGILKGSSRVRGNVRFVLPRNDDYTFTVVVEENGREVSISETPAPVKLDEIYKIDVINTYPLVEEGTPVVEDEATEEPAEDAMPGFQILMTLTAVLLVAGIVNSGILSSKKQRK; encoded by the coding sequence TTGATCTTAACTTCATTTTCCGGCTGCATTGATACTCCGGGAGACCTTTATAGGGAGTATGATGAGGTCTTCATCCAGGACATAGATGTGATGTCCACTCCTCAGGAAGAAGGTGCTCTCCTGACAGTAACCCCCTATATCCGAAATGACCAGAATTCCGACAGTTCGATGCTTTCTGTAAAGATCAATGTAATCGACCAGAGCACGAAGCTGATAGTTGCCGAAAAGAATCTGGACATGGGTTATGTCAAAGCCGAATCCATGGCTTACAATAGTGTATCTCTTGAAGTTCCGGAACCAGGGGAGTATTTAATAGAAGTTCAGCTTTTTGAGGATGACAGGCTTCTGGAAGAAAGAGGTACTTTCGTTACAGTGAAAGAAAAACCATCAGCTGACCAGCCGGCTAGCATTAAGCTTACCGACATGAACCTTGTGATCACCAAATTCGTGAACTCGGATAGAGAGGCAGTGGTAGATATCTCTCCCGGGATCTACAACGAGGGAGGAGATTCCAGATCTCTTAATATGATAGTAACCGCAAGAGTGGATCCTTACAAAGCATATACCGAAAGTGACGAACTCGGGATACTCAAAGGTTCAAGCCGGGTCAGGGGAAACGTCCGTTTTGTCCTCCCGAGGAATGACGATTACACATTTACAGTTGTTGTGGAAGAGAACGGAAGGGAAGTTTCCATATCTGAAACCCCAGCGCCGGTTAAGCTGGATGAGATCTATAAGATAGACGTTATCAATACATATCCACTTGTGGAAGAAGGTACACCAGTTGTCGAGGATGAGGCAACAGAGGAACCAGCTGAAGATGCGATGCCCGGATTCCAGATCCTGATGACGCTCACAGCAGTCCTTCTGGTAGCCGGGATCGTTAATAGTGGAATATTAAGCAGCAAAAAGCAAAGAAAATGA
- a CDS encoding class I SAM-dependent methyltransferase, which translates to MNIRYNRVCPAAISGILDNKIRRWFQKPSKILEPYVKEGMTVLDLGCGSGFFSIEIAWMVGSSGLVIASDLQEGMLHKLRKKIQGTELEERIVLHKCKEDVIGISEMVDLTIAFYMLHEVAKPEKTLNELASIVKANGLLFIAEPYLHVSAKSFDKTIRMALDNGFTIVERPKVFLSRAVVLKKD; encoded by the coding sequence GTGAACATTCGATACAACCGTGTGTGTCCGGCTGCGATCTCAGGCATTCTGGATAACAAAATAAGAAGATGGTTCCAGAAACCCTCGAAGATACTGGAACCTTATGTCAAAGAAGGAATGACCGTTCTTGATCTTGGATGTGGTTCTGGTTTCTTCTCAATAGAGATAGCTTGGATGGTTGGTAGCTCCGGTCTGGTCATAGCTTCTGACCTGCAGGAGGGTATGCTTCACAAGCTCAGAAAGAAGATCCAGGGTACGGAGTTAGAGGAGCGTATTGTACTACACAAATGTAAAGAGGATGTAATTGGTATATCGGAGATGGTCGATCTCACAATAGCTTTTTATATGCTTCATGAGGTTGCGAAACCGGAAAAGACCCTCAATGAGCTGGCTTCCATTGTAAAAGCCAATGGACTCCTGTTCATAGCAGAACCATATCTGCATGTTTCAGCTAAAAGCTTTGACAAGACTATCAGGATGGCTTTAGACAATGGTTTCACAATTGTGGAAAGGCCAAAGGTATTTCTAAGCAGAGCAGTTGTTCTGAAAAAAGACTGA